The window ACCGATTTTGGAGAGCGTTTCACCAGCTAAGGTCAGGCATTCATTCTTTTTATAATCATAGATCTTTATATCCATACAATGAAGAATACCTAGAATTTCGCTGGGTTCGATCCCGTCAAACAGCGCACAGCTGCTCAATGGCTTCAGCCATTTTTCATACATGCCCCACACACCTCTGAATCAATTATCCTGTATCGTATCTTTCATTTTTGTCAGGATTTTTGTGGATATTTTAATACAAGAATTATAACCTTTTTGGCGGTGTATTTCCAGTAATTTACCGGCTGGTTAAGCTCTTTATTGGGAAAATTTATCATCATTTTTATACCAATTTTACCTTACTCCAGATATTCTCCTCGTGGAGTTTGGATAATCCGCTGGATTTTTTCCTCGTACCCACTGACCGCATTGATATAGATCATGAATTCCTCCCCGCCTTTTTTTACCCGGAATTCATAACAGAATGCTTCAGGCCAGCCGGGAAGGGATATGACGACCAGCCTGTACTCCTGGATGGAGACGTCAGAACGGAGACGAGATTTGGCCTGATCCATCGTGATTTCAGGCAGAAGCGTGCGTTTATGGTGAAACAGCCAGTACGATGTTGCATCATAACCTGTTATTCTGCCGTTGTCTTTGGCAACAATCAGCCGGATTTTATCAGGATAGATTCGAATGCCTTGTTCTTCAACGACTGCGTCCAGCTGTATCGTTCCGCCAAAATCATTGACTGAAGTCTGAACAAGATTCTTCCATCCAAGATTTTGTAAAGTTTTCAAGGCCCGAGATGCTGTATTGTCTGCATCAAATCGCTGCAGACCAAGCGCTCTTTCATCCCGGAAGTACGTGATTACACCGCCTTTTTTAGCTACGTCGACCGTGGTGCTGCTAAATTTAAAAACATAAACGCTGAAAGTACCGTTGGAGATGCCGGAAGACTGCGGATCAACGTTCGTATAGCCAAGGGTCTGCAAAAAATCAGTGGCTGCAGTTTTTGCTTCCTCCTCTGTTACGGTCTTTTCAGGAAGGCCAAGCGGTTCCGATACAAAATGCGTATCCGCCTGACCCTCATAAGAATATGGGGGATATTTCTGCAGGCTGGCATCAAGCTGCTCAAGCCCAGAGCTGACTGAGTCAGGGACTGTAGCAGCACCTTCTTCTCCAATGGCTGAAGCAGGAGCAGCATTGGAAAAATTAGTTGAAGCACTCCGCTTATTTTTACTGAGCCAGGAAATATTTTCTGTACTAAGACTGACATTGAGTTCTTGAACGGTCCGGTTAACAGAAATAAGCCTTTCCTGCATATTGGTCAGCGTTTTTTCCTGGGAAGCATTCATCTGCTCCCCTTTGGCAATCTGCTGCGTCATCAGATGGGCATATTCGCCGATTTGATTCAGAAACTGATCGACATAATTTAACCCGTATTCATCTGACGGCAGCAGAGAGAGATCCTTCACGGCCGTTTCACTCTGCTGCCAGGATTGGCTTAAATACAATACCTGCTGGGTCGGGGTCCCTGCAGCCCTGCTTTTGGCCAGAGTAGTTTCTAAACCGTCAAGGTGAGTCACCAGGTCGGCAAAAGATCTTTGATATTGGTTCTCGGCGGCGAGGTCCAAACTTTCAGCTCTTTGAAATTGATTCACCCCCCAGATCAGAGAGAGCGCGAGTCCCGCAGCTAAAGCCCACGGCCAAAATCTTTTCTTCATATTTTTCCTCCTAACGACAAAAGATGTGTTTGCCAATTTGAATAATTTGAGGTCGTGACCAGATATAATTGTTGCTTGTTTTGGCAGGGTTAAAAAAGAATAATGCTCCGTAGGCAGGGTCTGTTCCGTGTAACGCTTCATATACTGCGTTATAGGCCGAAGGAACAGGCTCATTCCAAATGGACCCGTCTGCCACTGGAGAAAAAGCACCAGGTTGGTAAATAACATCCGGAATCGTATTTGGAAATGAGGAACTTTGGACACGGTTTAACACAACGGAGGCAACGGCAATTTGCCCGCGATAGGGTTCTCCTTTAGCTTCGGCACTGACCAGTCGGGCTAAAAGATTAATATCCGAATTCTTATATCCAATCGCTGTGCCGCCTACTGTCACACTTTCCCCGGTCAAGCGTTTGAGCTCGCGTATGGTTCTGGTTCCGGCTATACCATCTGCGCCTAGTCCGTGTTCTTTTTGAAATAAACGGACCCTGGCCTCGGTTTGGCGTCCATAGATTCCGTCAATTGAACCGATCACATATCCCAGCATAGACAGCCTTTTTTGGAGTTCCGCTACCTCCGGCCCGCGGGATCCGCGTGAAAGATTGCGGTCTCCCAAGGCAGCATTGCTCAAGGAGGATGCACACAGCATGAGGGTCATCACTACAACAAGAATTCTTTTATACGTTGGATGGGGAGATAATGACATACAACCACCTCATGATTCTTTTTTTCCATAGTCTGGCTTAAGATACCGAATATTATCCACTTTCCCATATTTTGAAGTCATATGTTATAATACAATCGTATAACTATATTTTGTCGGATACCTGTAAGGGAGTATGGGCATGGATATCAAGCCGATCAAGAGCAGGAGAACTACAGAGATTATTCTTGAGCAGATCAAAAACTTTATGATTCAGGGTCAGCTGAATCCGGGTGATAAGCTACCGACAGAAAGTATTCTTGCCGAAAAGTTTGAAGTAAGCAGAACTTCGGTCAGGGAGGCATTATCAGCGCTGAGCCTGACGGGGATTCTCGATATCCGGCAGGGAGAGGGGATTTTCGTCAAACGTTCTCCATCCAATGCAGTGATTGAACCTCTAAGTTTTATTTTTTTGCTGGAAAATGATTTCGAAAAAATTATTGATGTCTGTATTGCTCTGGAGACCCAAGCCGTTGATCTTGTTGCCCGAAACAGGGATAACGACGATATTGCCACCATGCACAAGCTGTTTGAAAAGATGAAACAGGATCTGCCGGAAGGCAAAAATGTCCAGAAGGATGATGTCTCTTTTCATCTTGCTTTAGCCGGGATGTGCAAAAACCCGCTTCTGGAACGAATGGTTAATACCGCTCTGGATATATCCGGTCAGGTTTTGCGATCGACGTATCAGCAGTGGGTGCGGACCTATTATTTTGAAAACAGACAGATGCTTTATCAGGAACATCTGGAGATATTTCAGGCTGTGGAGAATAAGGATAACGAATCAGCTAACCGGCTGATGAATGCCCATCTTTCCAAAACCCAACAGGAACTGAAAAGATTTGAAAGAATTAGGAATATCCTGGAGTATTAAGTATGCCCGGTATGCATCTATTTCCTGATTGTAGTGCTGCTGTTTTACAAGCTGGATAAAGAGTATTCGCAAATCGTTCAGGATTTATGGACTGCCGCGCAGCTAAGAGAGTGCAGGAATAACCGCGAAAATTCAGTAAACATTTTAGTTGAAAGCCCCTTGTTTTCAAGAAAACCTCCGGTTATAATGAAAAAAATTGACAAAGGAGGCGCTTTAAATGCAAAAGTACGAATGTACAGTATGCGGTTATGTTTATGATCCGGCTGAAGGAGATCCGGATGCTAGGATTGCTCCCGGTACGGCTTTTGAAGATTTACCCGATGACTGGGTTTGTCCTTTGTGTGGGGCTGCGAAAGACGAATTCGAAGTTGCTGTTGAATAGAAGAATTGCGATTATTTTTTCACTTTGATTTTAAATAAAGACTGACCAGAGAGGATGTTATTCGGCATCCTCTTTTCATTTGAAAAACCATGACAGAATTGGAAAAAAACTGATATAATAGCATCAGGTATAGTTGTCTGGTCTATTGGCAATTTATTTTTCCTTTCCGAAGTGTGGGGGTGAACGATGGATGACAAGCATACTTGTCGTTGATGATGATCACAATATCTGCCAGCTGTTGGAACTTTATCTTTTGAATGAGGGATACCAGCTTTATATGGTTCATGATGGAAGCAGTGCGCTCGATGTCCTGCGAACAGAAAAAACAGATTTAGTGATTCTCGATATCATGCTGCCGGTCATTAACGGGTGGGAAGTCTGTAAAATGATCAGGCAGATCAGCTCTGTTCCGATCATTATGCTGACTGCCTGTGATTTGATGGAAGATAAGATCCAGGGGTTTGAACTTGGTGTCGATGATTATATTGTGAAGCCTTTTGAACCGAGAGAACTAGTGGCCAGGGTCAAAGCCAGACTAAAAAACGTTCAAGGAAATGAAACGAAGGATAGAGCAGATCAACAAGCCGAAACCAATGTTCTGAATATCGGAAATATCCAGGTGGATATGAACCGTTACGAGGCCAGACTGGAAGGCGAAAAAATAGAACTGAAGCCGAAAGAGATCCAGCTGCTGTATTTCCTTCTCAAGAACAGAAATATGGTTTTTACCAGAGATCAGCTGCTGGAAAAAGTATGGGGCTACTCATATGAAGGAGATACCCGGACTGTTGATGTTCATATCAACAAACTGAGAGAAAAACTGGAGGGTGTTTGTTCTAACTGCCGGATCAGTACCGTCTGGGGAGTAGGATACAAGCTGGAGATTGATGGTTAAGAAAACAATTTTCTCAAAACTGTTTTTTACCTATCTGATCTTGATCATTGCGGTGATGGCTGTCATTGCCGTTCTTCTCTCCTATGCGTTTAACAACTATGTATTCGGGGAAAAGCAGCAAGAAATGCGTGCCGCGGCAGCCGAAACGGTTCTGCTGCTCGGGAAGTATGAACAGGCCGAAATAACCTATTCGGAACTAAATGATTCGCTGGATATCCTGGGTTCGATGACGGGTTCACGGATTTATGCAATCCGGCTGAATGCGGAGGTTCTTGCGAATAAGAATCTGGTACTGGATAAGGAACTGCTGGATGCGTACCTGTTTGAAGATTTAAAAAGCATCCTGCAGGGCAAGGAAGTTTCCCGGAAAAAGCAATACTCGGACAGGTTTGCCGCAGATGTAGCCTTTTTAGGGGTCCCCTACGGCCAGGGTAATATGATTGAAGGAGCTATTTTGTTTTTTGCTCCGCTTGACGAAATCTACGCTTATATTCAAAAGATCAATATGATCATATGGTGTTCTGCGCTGGCGGCAGTTATCTTAAGCGGTATCATGATTTATCTGGCAGCCCTTAAAATTACCAGACCGTTGAAAATCATGGAAGAGGGAGCGATACAGCTGGCCGCCGGAGAGCAGATCAATGATTTGGCAGTTCATTCAGGTGATGAGCTGGAAAAGATGGCAAAAGCCTTCAATAATATGAAAAACCAAATCAGTGCGGCCGAAAAGATGCGGCGTGATTTTATGGCAAGTGTGTCTCACGATCTGAGAACTCCGCTGACATCGATCAACGGTTTTGTCCAGGGAATGCTGGATGGATTGGTAAAACCTCAGGACTATCCAAAGTATTTGAATATTATTAAAACAGAAACAAACCGTTTAATGGGGCTGACAGGTGAAATCCTGGAATCAGCGAAAATTCAGTCAGGGGAGATTACACTCGCCAGGAAGTATCTCCTGGTCGGGAATACCCTGGAGGAGATTCTGGAAAGCACAGGGATGAGGGAAAATCCTAAAAACATAGAGCTGATGATGGATTGTCCGGACGGACTGGAATTATACGCGGATCAGCATCGTTTTAAACAGATCCTGATCAATATCCTGGATAATGCGCTGAAATATACCGGAAAGAACGGAAAAATCAAACTGACTGTAACGCCGGAAGACGGCGGGATCAAATTGAGTGTTCAGGATAACGGGAAGGGAATCGCACCACAGGATCTGCCATTTATTTTTGAGAAATTCTACCGGGCAGATAAATCCCGGCAGGAGGTGGAAGGCGGAACCGGTCTTGGTCTTAACATCACCAAGATGCTGGTTGAGCAGCACGGCGGCAGAATTAGCGCTTCCAGCACCTATGGGCAGGGAACGGAGATTGTGATTTTTTTCCCTGGCTAATACCTAGAATTTTAAAAAGTACGGTTATAATTTTACGTATTATTTACAACTCATCTGTTTTGCTTTGATATTTTTTCTTTAAAATAAGGCTGTAGACCGATGGTCTGCCTGCCTGAAGTACCAGGAGGGTAGTGATGAAAGGTAGAGTGTTCTTAACGACATTCCTAATTCTTTCCTTTTTTGTCACGCTGAGCGGCTGCTCGGGCCAAACGGATCAATCGAAGAATTCCGAAGTGCCGCGAAACGGTGTTCAGACTGAAGACCAGCAATCCGCGAACAAAGACGATCAGGTGCAAAGTGATGGAGCAGGAATCGATGGAGCGGGAATTAACGGAACGGAAACAGACGGGATAGAAAACAAAGAGTCCGATAATCAAGAAATTTCGGTGGTCGCAAAATCAGGCACACGGTCGGCAGATGAAGAAAAAGAAGCTGTATTGGACGAGATTTCCAGAGAGCTTGATGAAATCATCAACACTGTGAATGCGATGGATGATATTGAAGAAAATGATCTGAAATAACATTGTGGGGAGGAAGCAATATGAAAAGAATAAAAGTTGTGCTGCTGGCTGTTATGAGTGTTTGCTTAATCCTTAACAGTGCGCTGGTTTTTGCCAAGACAGACAAAACAACGGATGGCACATCAAGTAAACAGAATTCCGAAAGCAACAAGCAGATGAATACTGAAGCTAAGAGTATTACTGTCCAGCAATGGCAGAAGGAACTCAAGCCCTTATTTGATGAAATCCGTGCCAATAAAA is drawn from Dehalobacter sp. and contains these coding sequences:
- the sleB gene encoding spore cortex-lytic enzyme; the encoded protein is MSLSPHPTYKRILVVVMTLMLCASSLSNAALGDRNLSRGSRGPEVAELQKRLSMLGYVIGSIDGIYGRQTEARVRLFQKEHGLGADGIAGTRTIRELKRLTGESVTVGGTAIGYKNSDINLLARLVSAEAKGEPYRGQIAVASVVLNRVQSSSFPNTIPDVIYQPGAFSPVADGSIWNEPVPSAYNAVYEALHGTDPAYGALFFFNPAKTSNNYIWSRPQIIQIGKHIFCR
- a CDS encoding HAMP domain-containing histidine kinase; this encodes MVKKTIFSKLFFTYLILIIAVMAVIAVLLSYAFNNYVFGEKQQEMRAAAAETVLLLGKYEQAEITYSELNDSLDILGSMTGSRIYAIRLNAEVLANKNLVLDKELLDAYLFEDLKSILQGKEVSRKKQYSDRFAADVAFLGVPYGQGNMIEGAILFFAPLDEIYAYIQKINMIIWCSALAAVILSGIMIYLAALKITRPLKIMEEGAIQLAAGEQINDLAVHSGDELEKMAKAFNNMKNQISAAEKMRRDFMASVSHDLRTPLTSINGFVQGMLDGLVKPQDYPKYLNIIKTETNRLMGLTGEILESAKIQSGEITLARKYLLVGNTLEEILESTGMRENPKNIELMMDCPDGLELYADQHRFKQILINILDNALKYTGKNGKIKLTVTPEDGGIKLSVQDNGKGIAPQDLPFIFEKFYRADKSRQEVEGGTGLGLNITKMLVEQHGGRISASSTYGQGTEIVIFFPG
- a CDS encoding response regulator transcription factor, with the translated sequence MTSILVVDDDHNICQLLELYLLNEGYQLYMVHDGSSALDVLRTEKTDLVILDIMLPVINGWEVCKMIRQISSVPIIMLTACDLMEDKIQGFELGVDDYIVKPFEPRELVARVKARLKNVQGNETKDRADQQAETNVLNIGNIQVDMNRYEARLEGEKIELKPKEIQLLYFLLKNRNMVFTRDQLLEKVWGYSYEGDTRTVDVHINKLREKLEGVCSNCRISTVWGVGYKLEIDG
- a CDS encoding FadR family transcriptional regulator, which codes for MDIKPIKSRRTTEIILEQIKNFMIQGQLNPGDKLPTESILAEKFEVSRTSVREALSALSLTGILDIRQGEGIFVKRSPSNAVIEPLSFIFLLENDFEKIIDVCIALETQAVDLVARNRDNDDIATMHKLFEKMKQDLPEGKNVQKDDVSFHLALAGMCKNPLLERMVNTALDISGQVLRSTYQQWVRTYYFENRQMLYQEHLEIFQAVENKDNESANRLMNAHLSKTQQELKRFERIRNILEY
- a CDS encoding germination protein YpeB encodes the protein MKKRFWPWALAAGLALSLIWGVNQFQRAESLDLAAENQYQRSFADLVTHLDGLETTLAKSRAAGTPTQQVLYLSQSWQQSETAVKDLSLLPSDEYGLNYVDQFLNQIGEYAHLMTQQIAKGEQMNASQEKTLTNMQERLISVNRTVQELNVSLSTENISWLSKNKRSASTNFSNAAPASAIGEEGAATVPDSVSSGLEQLDASLQKYPPYSYEGQADTHFVSEPLGLPEKTVTEEEAKTAATDFLQTLGYTNVDPQSSGISNGTFSVYVFKFSSTTVDVAKKGGVITYFRDERALGLQRFDADNTASRALKTLQNLGWKNLVQTSVNDFGGTIQLDAVVEEQGIRIYPDKIRLIVAKDNGRITGYDATSYWLFHHKRTLLPEITMDQAKSRLRSDVSIQEYRLVVISLPGWPEAFCYEFRVKKGGEEFMIYINAVSGYEEKIQRIIQTPRGEYLE
- a CDS encoding rubredoxin, with amino-acid sequence MQKYECTVCGYVYDPAEGDPDARIAPGTAFEDLPDDWVCPLCGAAKDEFEVAVE